The following proteins are co-located in the Dromaius novaehollandiae isolate bDroNov1 chromosome 10, bDroNov1.hap1, whole genome shotgun sequence genome:
- the DNAJA4 gene encoding dnaJ homolog subfamily A member 4 isoform X2 gives MLEPAACAVVCVGVAVGGVVLLNRMKLLGKLVMQLYKFKLISQAYEVLSDPKKRDLYDQGGEQAIKEGGLSGGSFSSPMDIFDMFFGGGGRMNRERRGKNVVHQLGVSLEDLYNGITRKLALQKNVICSKCEGYGGKKGAIEKCPLCKGRGMQVIVQQIGPGMVQQIQTVCPECKGQGERINPKDRCDNCNGCKVVREKKIIEVHIDKGMKDGQKIVFHGEGDQEPDLEPGDVIIVLDQKDHSVFQRRGHDLITKMRIQLSEALCGFKKTIETLDNRVLVVTSRPGEVIKHGDLKCIHNEGMPIYKSPMDKGNLIIQFLVQFPEHYWLPREKLCLLEALLPPREDVMITDEMDQVDLEDFDPSEQTYRNSGGEAYEEDEEGPRTGVQCQTS, from the exons tttaaacTCATATCCCAGGCATATGAAGTTCTGTCGGACCCAAAGAAAAGGGACCTCTATGACCAGGGTGGGGAGCAGGCTATTAAAGAAGGAGGCCTGAGTGGCGGCAGCTTCTCTTCACCCATGGACATCTTTGACATGTTCTTTGGTGGTGGAGGCCGAATGAATAGAGAGAGAAGAG gcaagAATGTTGTGCACCAGTTAGGTGTATCTCTTGAAGACTTATATAATGGTATTACAAGGAAACTGGCACTGCAAAAGAATGTAATTTGTTCCAAATGCGAAG GTTATGGTGGAAAGAAAGGGGCTATAGAAAAGTGCCCTTTGTGTAAAGGAAGAGGAATGCAAGTTATAGTTCAGCAGATTGGACCTGGTATGGTACAACAAATCCAAACTGTGTGTCCAGAATGCAAAGGCCAAGGTGAAAGAATAAATCCAAAGGACAGGTGTGACAACTGCAATGGCTGTAAGGttgtaagagagaaaaagattatAGAAGTTCATATTGATAAAG gcATGAAAGATGGTCAGAAGATAGTATTTCATGGGGAAGGTGATCAGGAGCCTGATCTGGAGCCTGGTGATGTTATAATTGTGCTTGATCAGAAGGATCACAGTGTCTTTCAGAGGCGAGGGCATGACTTAATTACAAAAATGAGAATTCAACTTTCAGAGGCTTTATGTGGCTTCAAAAAGACCATTGAAACACTTGATAACAGAGTCCTTGTAGTAACATCTAGACCAG GTGAAGTGATAAAACATGGTGACTTGAAGTGCATCCACAATGAAGGGATGCCTATCTACAAATCTCCAATGGACAAAGGCAATCTAATTATACAGTTTTTG GTCCAGTTCCCAGAGCATTACTGGCTTCCGAGGGAGAAACTGTGTCTATTGGAGGCTCTGCTTCCTCCACGAGAAGATGTAATGATTACAGATGAGATGGACCAGGTAGACCTGGAAGACTTTGATCCAAGTGAGCAAACCTACCGTAACAGTGGGGGAGAAGCATATGAAGAAGATGAGGAGGGTCCAAGAACAGGGGTACAGTGTCAAACATCTTAA
- the SKIC8 gene encoding superkiller complex protein 8 isoform X2 encodes MTTQYGILFKQEQAHDDAIWSVAWGKNKKDGSETVISGSLDDLVKVWKWNDEKLDLQWTLEGHQLGVVSVDISHTGSIAASSSLDAHIRLWDLETGKQIKSIDAGPVDAWSLAFSPDSQYLATGSHVGKVNIFGVETGKKEYSLDTRGKFILSIAYSPDGKYLASGAIDGIINIFDIATGKLLHTLEGHAMPIRSLTFSPDSQLLVTASDDGYIKIYDVQHANLAGTLSGHGSWVLNVAFCPDDTHFVSSSSDKSVKVWDAGTRTCVHTFFDHQDQVWGVKYNGSGSKIVSVGDDQEIHIYDCPV; translated from the exons ATGACCACGCAG tacgGTATTCTCTTCAAGCAAGAGCAAG CTCATGATGATGCCATCTGGTCAGTTGCCtggggaaagaataaaaaagatggTTCTGAAACGGTGATCTCTGGTTCTTTGGATGATCTAGTGAAGGTCTGGAAGTG GAATGATGAAAAGTTGGATCTACAATGGACTTTAGAGGGTCACCAGCTGGGTGTGGTGTCTGTGGATATCAGCCATACGGGTTCCATTGCAGCATCCAGCTCCCTAGATGCTCATATTCGCCTTTGGGATTTAGAAACTGGCAAACAGATCAAATCAATAGATGCTGGTCCTG ttGATGCTTGGTCTCTCGCTTTTTCACCTGATTCACAGTACCTTGCAACAGGAAGTCATGTgggaaaagtaaatatttttggcgttgaaactggaaaaaaagaatattctctGGACACTAGAGGAAAGTTCATCCTTAGCATTGCATAT AGTCCAGATGGAAAATATTTAGCCAGTGGAGCAATAGATggcattataaatatttttgatattgCAACTGGAAAACTTCTGCATACGCTAGAAG GTCATGCAATGCCTATTCGTTCACTGACGTTTTCTCCAGATTCTCAGTTACTTGTAACTGCTTCAGATGACGGCTATATCAAAATCTATGATGT ACAACATGCAAACTTGGCTGGCACACTAAGTGGTCATGGATCCTGGGTATTAAATGTAGCATTTTGTCCTGATGATACCCATTTTGTTTCCAG ttcatctgATAAAAGTGTAAAAGTTTGGGATGCTGGAACAAGAACCTGTGTTCACACTTTCTTTGACCATCAAGATCAG GTTTGGGGAGTGAAATACAATGGAAGCGGTTCCAAAATTGTATCTGTTGGAGATGACCAAGAAATCCATATTTATGACTGTCCAGTTTAA
- the SKIC8 gene encoding superkiller complex protein 8 isoform X1, with the protein MPVPALPPRPLGPLWPLGRREPPSPHGGGRSREGSSRTDMTTQYGILFKQEQAHDDAIWSVAWGKNKKDGSETVISGSLDDLVKVWKWNDEKLDLQWTLEGHQLGVVSVDISHTGSIAASSSLDAHIRLWDLETGKQIKSIDAGPVDAWSLAFSPDSQYLATGSHVGKVNIFGVETGKKEYSLDTRGKFILSIAYSPDGKYLASGAIDGIINIFDIATGKLLHTLEGHAMPIRSLTFSPDSQLLVTASDDGYIKIYDVQHANLAGTLSGHGSWVLNVAFCPDDTHFVSSSSDKSVKVWDAGTRTCVHTFFDHQDQVWGVKYNGSGSKIVSVGDDQEIHIYDCPV; encoded by the exons ATGCCGgtgcccgcgctgccgccgcggccgttAGGACCGTTATGGCCGTTAGGACGGAGGGAGCCGCCTTCGCCACACGGCGGCG GGCGTTCCCGTGAAGGCAGCTCCCGTACCGACATGACCACGCAG tacgGTATTCTCTTCAAGCAAGAGCAAG CTCATGATGATGCCATCTGGTCAGTTGCCtggggaaagaataaaaaagatggTTCTGAAACGGTGATCTCTGGTTCTTTGGATGATCTAGTGAAGGTCTGGAAGTG GAATGATGAAAAGTTGGATCTACAATGGACTTTAGAGGGTCACCAGCTGGGTGTGGTGTCTGTGGATATCAGCCATACGGGTTCCATTGCAGCATCCAGCTCCCTAGATGCTCATATTCGCCTTTGGGATTTAGAAACTGGCAAACAGATCAAATCAATAGATGCTGGTCCTG ttGATGCTTGGTCTCTCGCTTTTTCACCTGATTCACAGTACCTTGCAACAGGAAGTCATGTgggaaaagtaaatatttttggcgttgaaactggaaaaaaagaatattctctGGACACTAGAGGAAAGTTCATCCTTAGCATTGCATAT AGTCCAGATGGAAAATATTTAGCCAGTGGAGCAATAGATggcattataaatatttttgatattgCAACTGGAAAACTTCTGCATACGCTAGAAG GTCATGCAATGCCTATTCGTTCACTGACGTTTTCTCCAGATTCTCAGTTACTTGTAACTGCTTCAGATGACGGCTATATCAAAATCTATGATGT ACAACATGCAAACTTGGCTGGCACACTAAGTGGTCATGGATCCTGGGTATTAAATGTAGCATTTTGTCCTGATGATACCCATTTTGTTTCCAG ttcatctgATAAAAGTGTAAAAGTTTGGGATGCTGGAACAAGAACCTGTGTTCACACTTTCTTTGACCATCAAGATCAG GTTTGGGGAGTGAAATACAATGGAAGCGGTTCCAAAATTGTATCTGTTGGAGATGACCAAGAAATCCATATTTATGACTGTCCAGTTTAA